From the genome of Bacteroidota bacterium:
CTGTATTTTCAGAGGATGAATAATGACGGATGACGGTTTTCTCTGGCCCAAGTGGCGGAATTGGTAGACGCGCTACATTCAGGGTGTAGTGGGCGAACGCCCGTGAAGGTTCGAGTCCTTTCTTGGGCACAAATAATCCAAACTTTAGTCATTGACCGTGCTTGCACGGTCAATGATTTTTTTTAATAACAATAAATATGAACTTACTCTTAATCAGCAATTCTACAAACTACGGGGAAAAGTATCTTGAATGGCCTAAGAATCATATTAAAGCATTCATGCAGGGTTTTGACGGGAAAGAGATATTGTTCATTCCCTATGCAGGCGTGGGCATGGATCCGGATAACCTGAATAAGTCCTATGATATCTATGAGAAAAAGGTTGCTGATGTGTTCAGTGAATTGGGTTTGATCATTCATTCCATTCATCATTATGACAATCCGGTAGAAGCAGTTAACCAGGCAAAAGCAATTGCAGTTGGTGGTGGGAATACTTTTCATCTGGTAGCGAAATTGCATGAATACAGGTTGATGGATGCAATAGCAAATAAAGTCAGATCCGGCATGCCTTACATGGGTTGGAGTGCCGGTTCCAACGTTGCCTGTCCTTCGCTTATGACTACCAACGATATGCCCATCATCCAGCCGGAAAGCTTTCGTTGCATGAACATTATTCCTTTTCAGATCAATCCGCATTATATTGATGCACATATCCAG
Proteins encoded in this window:
- the pepE gene encoding dipeptidase PepE, with translation MNLLLISNSTNYGEKYLEWPKNHIKAFMQGFDGKEILFIPYAGVGMDPDNLNKSYDIYEKKVADVFSELGLIIHSIHHYDNPVEAVNQAKAIAVGGGNTFHLVAKLHEYRLMDAIANKVRSGMPYMGWSAGSNVACPSLMTTNDMPIIQPESFRCMNIIPFQINPHYIDAHIQGHAGESRKQRLDEFMIINKDMPVVGLREATLLEIHQEDIQLKGSRPLVYFRFGNEPVDYNPGDDISFLLKA